From one Lycium ferocissimum isolate CSIRO_LF1 chromosome 7, AGI_CSIRO_Lferr_CH_V1, whole genome shotgun sequence genomic stretch:
- the LOC132063947 gene encoding cytochrome P450 704C1 has protein sequence MDILYTILTRIATLLFICVTPILVLIVRIYAGKSIRNPKYAPVVGTMFQQLIYFNRLYDYQTEVAKKTPTFRLLAPEQSETYTTDSRNVEHILKTNFGKYTKGKRNQEVLMDLFGEGIFAVDGEKWKQQRKLASFEFSARVLRDFSCIVFRKGATKLVSKVFEFSLANKIFDMQELLMRCSLDSIFKVGFGVDLNCLDGSSGDDNEFIKAFDDSNALTYWRYVDPFWKLKRYFNIGSEFLLKKNIKFIREFVDELIITRRMQLEMKEDPMDKEDILSRFLLESKKDPEKMTDRYLRDIILNFMLAGKDSTANTLSWFFYVLCKNPLIQVKVVEEISEVVGSNMNDNGSVNDFVASITEEVLEKMHYLHATLTETLRLYPAVPVDGRCADADDVLPDGFHIRKGDGVYYMSYAMGRMSYIWGNDAEDFRPERWLKDGIFQPASPFKFIAFHAGPRICLGKDFAYRQMKILAMALLHFFRFKLSDDIKEVTYRTMFTLQINDGLPVHAVPRRGFVEA, from the exons ATGGATATTCTCTATACCATCCTCACCCGTATAGCTACCTTGTTATTCATTTGTGTGACTCCTATTTTAGTTTTAATAGTAAGGATCTATGCTGGCAAGTCAATCAGAAACCCCAAATATGCACCAGTGGTGGGAACTATGTTTCAACAACTGATCTACTTCAACAGACTCTATGATTATCAAACAGAAGTGGCTAAAAAGACCCCTACTTTCCGGCTTCTGGCGCCGGAGCAGAGTGAAACATATACCACTGATTCACGAAATGTTGAACACATTCTTAAGACCAACTTTGGCAAGTACACTAAAGGCAAGCGCAATCAAGAGGTATTAATGGATTTGTTTGGCGAAGGGATATTCGCCGTGGACGGTGAGAAATGGAAGCAGCAGAGAAAGCTTGCGAGCTTCGAGTTCTCAGCTAGGGTCTTGAGAGACTTTAGCTGCATAGTTTTCAGAAAAGGAGCAACCAAATTGGTCAGCAAGGTTTTTGAGTTCTCTCTTGCCAACAAAATTTTTGATATGCAA GAACTGCTAATGAGATGCTCCCTGGATTCAATATTCAAAGTTGGCTTTGGAGTGGATTTGAACTGCCTGGATGGATCAAGTGGAGATGATAATGAATTCATCAAGGCCTTTGATGATTCAAATGCATTAACATATTGGCGTTATGTCGATCCATTCTGGAAGCTTAAGAGATACTTCAACATTGGCTCTGAATTTCTCCTGAAAAAGAACATCAAATTCATCCGAGAATTCGTTGATGAACTAATTATAACAAGGCGCATGCAGTTAGAAATGAAAGAAGATCCT ATGGATAAGGAGGACATACTCTCAAGGTTTCTGCTAGAGAGTAAGAAGGATCCAGAGAAAATGACTGATCGGTATCTCAGAGATATTATACTGAATTTCATGCTTGCTGGCAAAGATAGTACTGCTAATACTCTTTCATGGTTTTTCTATGTGCTCTGCAAGAACCCCTTGATCCAAGTAAAAGTTGTTGAGGAAATAAGTGAAGTTGTTGGGAGTAACATGAATGATAATGGAAGTGTGAATGATTTTGTAGCGAGTATAACAGAAGAAGTCCTTGAGAAAATGCATTATCTTCATGCGACATTGACAGAGACCTTGAGGCTATACCCTGCTGTCCCAGTG GATGGCAGGTGCGCGGACGCGGATGATGTTCTTCCTGATGGATTTCACATCAGAAAGGGGGACGGAGTCTATTATATGTCCTATGCAATGGGGAGAATGTCTTACATTTGGGGTAATGATGCTGAGGATTTCCGACCAGAAAGATGGTTGAAAGATGGGATTTTCCAGCCAGCGTCACCGTTCAAATTCATAGCATTTCAT GCTGGTCCAAGAATATGTCTAGGCAAAGATTTTGCTTACCGACAAATGAAGATATTAGCAATGGCTCTTCTCCATTTCTTTAGGTTCAAATTATCCGATGATATTAAAGAAGTAACTTATAGAACCATGTTTACACTCCAGATCAATGATGGGCTTCCAGTTCATGCAGTTCCAAGAAGAGGATTTGTAGAAGCCTGA